A genomic window from Salvelinus sp. IW2-2015 linkage group LG13, ASM291031v2, whole genome shotgun sequence includes:
- the LOC111971569 gene encoding coiled-coil domain-containing protein 86 encodes MSTSEKITPNEGLSAEEDELPPPIVTRTRSGRRVRTPAVYLDSEVPKTPTRRTRKSVIQELPNENAENQTEPEPEVVVVEPVADETRAKKLPSSESKSNALATAEACPKLVKSDTPVGKSLGAVIPAVSHHCNEKENKVGPVPMETVPHRPNKTAKKRTRSESNEKLDVIPLGKPKSGRVWKDRNKQRFSAVVRDKQLCSSWEKKMEAKREKELVKKYSLQLKEDKAREKEEKRKRHEENLKRRAENERKGEVVQVIRNTAKIKRMKKKQLRKIEKRDTLAMLQKSQPRNPKAARKGGKGDK; translated from the exons ATGTCGACAAGTGAGAAAATAACACCAAACGAAGGACTGAGCGCCGAAGAGGACGAGTTGCCTCCACCCATTGTGACTCGGACTCGTAGCGGGCGCAGAGTACGGACCCCAGCTGTGTATCTTGACTCTGAAGTACCGAAGACTCCAACACGCCGAACAAGGAAATCTGTAATTCAAGAGTTACCGAATGAGAACGCAGAGAACCAGACGGAACCCGAACCAGAGGTTGTAGTCGTGGAACCAGTTGCCGACGAGACTCGTGCGAAAAAACTTCCAAGCAGCGAGTCCAAATCAAATGCATTGGCAACAGCTGAAGCATGTCCAAAACTGGTCAAATCAGACACACCTGTAGGGAAATCATTAGGTGCAGTTATTCCAGCTGTGTCACATCATTGCAACGAGAAGGAAAACAAGGTTGGTCCCGTACCAATGGAGACTGTTCCGCACCGCCCAAATAAAACGGCCAAAAAGAGGACTCGTTCAGAGTCAAATGAGAAACTTGACGTGATACCTTTGGGTAAACCGAAATCCGGACGGGTATGGAAGGACCGCAACAAGCAAAG GTTCTCGGCTGTTGTAAGAGATAAGCAACTGTGCTCCTCCTGGGAGAAGAAGATGGAGGCCAAGCGAGAGAAGGAGCTGGTGAAGAAATATTCCCTGCAACTGAAGGAGGACAAGGCCAGGGAGAAAGAG GAAAAGAGGAAGAGGCATGAGGAGAATTTGAAAAGGCGAGCTGAGAacgagaggaagggggaggttgTGCAAGTG ATCCGGAACACAGCAAAGATCAAGAGGATGAAGAAGAAACAGCTGAGGAAGATTGAGAAGAGGGACACACTTGCTATGCTACAGAAATCACAGCCCAGGAACCCAAAAGCTGCACGGAAAGGTGGCAAAGGGGACAAGTAG
- the LOC111971564 gene encoding oxysterol-binding protein 1 isoform X1 codes for MSEPKAPTPTPAGDTYKGWLFKWTNYIKGYQRRWFVLSNGLLSYYRTQAEMGHTCRGTINLATANIAVEDSCNFVISNGGAQTYHLKASSEVERQRWITALELAKAKAVRNQAESDDSGDECPTSPPTSGQGGGARNSNSEVQSTLRTLGSKVEDLSTCNDLIAKHGSALQRSLSELEGVRLGGDTDGKIRQVTERATLFRITSNAMINACRDFLALAQAHSKRWQKALHSERDQRIRLEETLEQLAKQHNHLERAFRGATVLPLSQSNPALNSKISGSAKGDASDEDDENEFFDAMEDPAGFITVPADPKYHRRSGSNISGLSAEXGIDDQSLCDEQSLGSNPESPQSLEVEPVRKRRTKIPDKPNYSLNLWSIMKNCIGKELSKIPMPVNFNEPISMLQRLSEDLEYYELLDKAAKCQSSLEQLCYVAAFTVSSYSTTVHRTGKPFNPLLGETYELDRLRESGYRSLCEQVSHHPPAAAHHAISERGWTLRQEISLASKFRGKYLSIMPLGSIQCVFEKSNNHYSWKKVTTTVHNIIVGKLWIDQSGEIDVVNHRTGDCCHLKFAPYSYFSRDVARKVTGVVTDKEGKAHYVLSGTWDEKMEFSRVMQSNKGENGTEGKQKTVYQTLKAKELWRKNPLPEGAETMYYFSSLALTLNESEEGVAPTDSRRRPDQQLMEAGRWDEANAEKQRLEEKQRSVRREREREAQRAANLPEEGAEGVEVAEDGVHQDNYEAMWFERTEDVVTGESMHVYKGGYWEAKDHGSWDMCPDIY; via the exons ATGTCGGAGCCCAAGGCACCCACCCCGACTCCGGCTGGAGACACATACAAAGGATGGCTATTCAAATGGACAAATTACATCAAGGGCTACCAGCGACGATGGTTCGTCTTGAGCAACGGTTTACTATCCTACTATAG GACCCAGGCGGAGATGGGCCACACGTGCCGGGGCACCATCAACCTGGCCACGGCCAACATCGCRGTGGAGGACTCGTGCAACTTTGTCATCTCCAACGGCGGGGCACAGACCTACCACCTGAAGGCCAGCTCTGAGGTGGAGCGGCAGCGCTGGATCACCGCCCTGGAGCTGGCCAAGGCCAAGGCTGTCCGCAATCAGGCCGAGtctg atGACTCTGGTGATGAGTGTCCCACGTCACCCCCTACCTCGGGACAGGGCGGAGGGGCACGTAACTCTAACTCAGAGGTACAGTCCACACTACGCACGCTGGGCAGCAAGGTGGAAGACCTGAGCACCTGCAACGACCTCATCGCCAAGCACGGCTCCGCCCTCCAAAG GTCCCTGTCAGAGCTGGAGGGGGTGCGTCTGGGAGGCGACACGGATGGCAAGATCCGGCAGGTGACGGAGAGAGCCACGTTGTTCCGCATCACCTCCAACGCTATGATCAAC GCATGCAGAGACTTCCTAGCGCTGGCCCAGGCCCACAGTAAACGGTGGCAGAAAGCCTTGCATTCGGAGCGGGACCAGAGGATAAGGCTGGAGGAAACATTGGAGCAGCTAGCCAAGCAGCACAACCACCTGGAGAGGGCCTTCAGAGGGGCCACCGTATTGCCCCTCTCCCAGAGCAACCCTGCCCTGAACAGCAAGA TTTCGGGCTCAGCAAAGGGAGACGCAAGCGACGAGGATGATGAAAACGAGTTCTTTGACGCTATGGAGGACCCGGCGGGGTTCATCACTGTACCGGCTGACCCCAAGTATCATAG AAGGTCAGGAAGTAACATCAGTGGTCTCAGCGCTGAGRCTGGAATCGATGACCAATCG CTTTGTGACGAGCAGTCGTTGGGGTCCAATCCGGAGTCGCCCCAGTCCCTGGAGGTGGAGCCAGTGAGGAAGAGGCGGACCAAAATCCCAGACAAGCCCAACTATTCGCTGAACCTCTGGAGCATCATGAAGAACTGCATCGGCAAAGAGCTCTCCAAGATCCCCATGCCT GTGAACTTCAACGAGCCGATCTCCATGCTGCAGCGTCTGTCCGAGGACTTGGAGTACTACGAGCTCCTGGACAAGGCGGCTAAATGCCAgagctctctggagcagctgTGCTACGTGGCTGCCTTCACCGTATCGTCCTACTCCACTACGGTCCACCGCACAGGCAAACCCTTCAACCCCCTACTGGGGGAGACCTACGAACTGGACCGGCTGAGGGAGAGCGGCTACCGCTCACTGTGTGAACAG GTGAGTCACCACCCACCTGCAGCTGCTCATCATGCCATCTCAGAGAGAGGCTGGACCCTCCGACAGGAGATCTCCCTCGCCAGCAAGTTCAGGGGAAAATACCTCTCCATCATGCCTCTGG GTTCTATCCAATGCGTGTTTGAGAAGAGCAACAATCACTACTCGTGGAAGAAAGTCACTACCACAGTACACAACATCATTGTGGGCAAATTGTGGATCGACCAG TCGGGAGAGATAGACGTGGTGAACCACCGGACCGGCGACTGCTGCCATCTCAAGTTCGCCCCGTACAGCTACTTCTCCAGAGACGTGGCCAGGAAGGTGACTGGTGTGGTGACCGACAAGGAGGGTAAGGCCCACTATGTGCTGTCAGGGACGTGGGATGAGAAGATGGAGTTCTCCAGGGTGATGCAGAGCAATAAGGGAGAGAACGGCACCGAGGGCAAACAGAAGACCGTCTACCAGACACTCAAAGCCAAGGAGCTCTGGAGGAAGAACCCACTACC TGAGGGAGCGGAGACCATGTACTACTTCTCGTCGCTGGCGCTGACGCTCAACGAGTCCGAGGAGGGCGTGGCGCCCACCGACAGCCGGCGACGGCCCGACCAGCAGCTGATGGAGGCGGGCCGGTGGGACGAGGCCAACGCCGAGAAGCAACGGCTGGAGGAGAAGCAGAGGAGCGTCCGccgcgagagggagagggaggcccaGCGCGCAGCCAACCTGCCCGAGGAGGGGGCAGAAGGGGTGGAGGTAGCGGAGGATg GTGTCCACCAGGACAACTATGAGGCGATGTGGTTCGAGAGGACCGAGGACGTCGTCACGGGAGAGTCCATGCACGTCTACAAGGGGGGCTACTGGGAAGCGAAGGACCACGGCAGCTGGGACATGTGCCCCGATAtatattga
- the LOC111971564 gene encoding oxysterol-binding protein 1 isoform X3, with protein MSEPKAPTPTPAGDTYKGWLFKWTNYIKGYQRRWFVLSNGLLSYYRTQAEMGHTCRGTINLATANIAVEDSCNFVISNGGAQTYHLKASSEVERQRWITALELAKAKAVRNQAESDDSGDECPTSPPTSGQGGGARNSNSEVQSTLRTLGSKVEDLSTCNDLIAKHGSALQRSLSELEGVRLGGDTDGKIRQVTERATLFRITSNAMINACRDFLALAQAHSKRWQKALHSERDQRIRLEETLEQLAKQHNHLERAFRGATVLPLSQSNPALNSKISGSAKGDASDEDDENEFFDAMEDPAGFITVPADPKYHRSGSNISGLSAEXGIDDQSLCDEQSLGSNPESPQSLEVEPVRKRRTKIPDKPNYSLNLWSIMKNCIGKELSKIPMPVNFNEPISMLQRLSEDLEYYELLDKAAKCQSSLEQLCYVAAFTVSSYSTTVHRTGKPFNPLLGETYELDRLRESGYRSLCEQVSHHPPAAAHHAISERGWTLRQEISLASKFRGKYLSIMPLGSIQCVFEKSNNHYSWKKVTTTVHNIIVGKLWIDQSGEIDVVNHRTGDCCHLKFAPYSYFSRDVARKVTGVVTDKEGKAHYVLSGTWDEKMEFSRVMQSNKGENGTEGKQKTVYQTLKAKELWRKNPLPEGAETMYYFSSLALTLNESEEGVAPTDSRRRPDQQLMEAGRWDEANAEKQRLEEKQRSVRREREREAQRAANLPEEGAEGVEVAEDGVHQDNYEAMWFERTEDVVTGESMHVYKGGYWEAKDHGSWDMCPDIY; from the exons ATGTCGGAGCCCAAGGCACCCACCCCGACTCCGGCTGGAGACACATACAAAGGATGGCTATTCAAATGGACAAATTACATCAAGGGCTACCAGCGACGATGGTTCGTCTTGAGCAACGGTTTACTATCCTACTATAG GACCCAGGCGGAGATGGGCCACACGTGCCGGGGCACCATCAACCTGGCCACGGCCAACATCGCRGTGGAGGACTCGTGCAACTTTGTCATCTCCAACGGCGGGGCACAGACCTACCACCTGAAGGCCAGCTCTGAGGTGGAGCGGCAGCGCTGGATCACCGCCCTGGAGCTGGCCAAGGCCAAGGCTGTCCGCAATCAGGCCGAGtctg atGACTCTGGTGATGAGTGTCCCACGTCACCCCCTACCTCGGGACAGGGCGGAGGGGCACGTAACTCTAACTCAGAGGTACAGTCCACACTACGCACGCTGGGCAGCAAGGTGGAAGACCTGAGCACCTGCAACGACCTCATCGCCAAGCACGGCTCCGCCCTCCAAAG GTCCCTGTCAGAGCTGGAGGGGGTGCGTCTGGGAGGCGACACGGATGGCAAGATCCGGCAGGTGACGGAGAGAGCCACGTTGTTCCGCATCACCTCCAACGCTATGATCAAC GCATGCAGAGACTTCCTAGCGCTGGCCCAGGCCCACAGTAAACGGTGGCAGAAAGCCTTGCATTCGGAGCGGGACCAGAGGATAAGGCTGGAGGAAACATTGGAGCAGCTAGCCAAGCAGCACAACCACCTGGAGAGGGCCTTCAGAGGGGCCACCGTATTGCCCCTCTCCCAGAGCAACCCTGCCCTGAACAGCAAGA TTTCGGGCTCAGCAAAGGGAGACGCAAGCGACGAGGATGATGAAAACGAGTTCTTTGACGCTATGGAGGACCCGGCGGGGTTCATCACTGTACCGGCTGACCCCAAGTATCATAG GTCAGGAAGTAACATCAGTGGTCTCAGCGCTGAGRCTGGAATCGATGACCAATCG CTTTGTGACGAGCAGTCGTTGGGGTCCAATCCGGAGTCGCCCCAGTCCCTGGAGGTGGAGCCAGTGAGGAAGAGGCGGACCAAAATCCCAGACAAGCCCAACTATTCGCTGAACCTCTGGAGCATCATGAAGAACTGCATCGGCAAAGAGCTCTCCAAGATCCCCATGCCT GTGAACTTCAACGAGCCGATCTCCATGCTGCAGCGTCTGTCCGAGGACTTGGAGTACTACGAGCTCCTGGACAAGGCGGCTAAATGCCAgagctctctggagcagctgTGCTACGTGGCTGCCTTCACCGTATCGTCCTACTCCACTACGGTCCACCGCACAGGCAAACCCTTCAACCCCCTACTGGGGGAGACCTACGAACTGGACCGGCTGAGGGAGAGCGGCTACCGCTCACTGTGTGAACAG GTGAGTCACCACCCACCTGCAGCTGCTCATCATGCCATCTCAGAGAGAGGCTGGACCCTCCGACAGGAGATCTCCCTCGCCAGCAAGTTCAGGGGAAAATACCTCTCCATCATGCCTCTGG GTTCTATCCAATGCGTGTTTGAGAAGAGCAACAATCACTACTCGTGGAAGAAAGTCACTACCACAGTACACAACATCATTGTGGGCAAATTGTGGATCGACCAG TCGGGAGAGATAGACGTGGTGAACCACCGGACCGGCGACTGCTGCCATCTCAAGTTCGCCCCGTACAGCTACTTCTCCAGAGACGTGGCCAGGAAGGTGACTGGTGTGGTGACCGACAAGGAGGGTAAGGCCCACTATGTGCTGTCAGGGACGTGGGATGAGAAGATGGAGTTCTCCAGGGTGATGCAGAGCAATAAGGGAGAGAACGGCACCGAGGGCAAACAGAAGACCGTCTACCAGACACTCAAAGCCAAGGAGCTCTGGAGGAAGAACCCACTACC TGAGGGAGCGGAGACCATGTACTACTTCTCGTCGCTGGCGCTGACGCTCAACGAGTCCGAGGAGGGCGTGGCGCCCACCGACAGCCGGCGACGGCCCGACCAGCAGCTGATGGAGGCGGGCCGGTGGGACGAGGCCAACGCCGAGAAGCAACGGCTGGAGGAGAAGCAGAGGAGCGTCCGccgcgagagggagagggaggcccaGCGCGCAGCCAACCTGCCCGAGGAGGGGGCAGAAGGGGTGGAGGTAGCGGAGGATg GTGTCCACCAGGACAACTATGAGGCGATGTGGTTCGAGAGGACCGAGGACGTCGTCACGGGAGAGTCCATGCACGTCTACAAGGGGGGCTACTGGGAAGCGAAGGACCACGGCAGCTGGGACATGTGCCCCGATAtatattga
- the LOC111971564 gene encoding oxysterol-binding protein 1 isoform X2: MSEPKAPTPTPAGDTYKGWLFKWTNYIKGYQRRWFVLSNGLLSYYRTQAEMGHTCRGTINLATANIAVEDSCNFVISNGGAQTYHLKASSEVERQRWITALELAKAKAVRNQAESDDSGDECPTSPPTSGQGGGARNSNSEVQSTLRTLGSKVEDLSTCNDLIAKHGSALQRSLSELEGVRLGGDTDGKIRQVTERATLFRITSNAMINACRDFLALAQAHSKRWQKALHSERDQRIRLEETLEQLAKQHNHLERAFRGATVLPLSQSNPALNSKISGSAKGDASDEDDENEFFDAMEDPAGFITVPADPKYHRRSGSNISGLSAEXGIDDQSLCDEQSLGSNPESPQSLEVEPVRKRRTKIPDKPNYSLNLWSIMKNCIGKELSKIPMPVNFNEPISMLQRLSEDLEYYELLDKAAKCQSSLEQLCYVAAFTVSSYSTTVHRTGKPFNPLLGETYELDRLRESGYRSLCEQVSHHPPAAAHHAISERGWTLRQEISLASKFRGKYLSIMPLGSIQCVFEKSNNHYSWKKVTTTVHNIIVGKLWIDQSGEIDVVNHRTGDCCHLKFAPYSYFSRDVARKVTGVVTDKEGKAHYVLSGTWDEKMEFSRVMQSNKGENGTEGKQKTVYQTLKAKELWRKNPLPEGAETMYYFSSLALTLNESEEGVAPTDSRRRPDQQLMEAGRWDEANAEKQRLEEKQRSVRREREREAQRAANLPEEGAEGVEVAEDAVIEDSFITDSPLKSKYSSSSPYCLTLLSLTHTHTHNPFHFSQGRCI; this comes from the exons ATGTCGGAGCCCAAGGCACCCACCCCGACTCCGGCTGGAGACACATACAAAGGATGGCTATTCAAATGGACAAATTACATCAAGGGCTACCAGCGACGATGGTTCGTCTTGAGCAACGGTTTACTATCCTACTATAG GACCCAGGCGGAGATGGGCCACACGTGCCGGGGCACCATCAACCTGGCCACGGCCAACATCGCRGTGGAGGACTCGTGCAACTTTGTCATCTCCAACGGCGGGGCACAGACCTACCACCTGAAGGCCAGCTCTGAGGTGGAGCGGCAGCGCTGGATCACCGCCCTGGAGCTGGCCAAGGCCAAGGCTGTCCGCAATCAGGCCGAGtctg atGACTCTGGTGATGAGTGTCCCACGTCACCCCCTACCTCGGGACAGGGCGGAGGGGCACGTAACTCTAACTCAGAGGTACAGTCCACACTACGCACGCTGGGCAGCAAGGTGGAAGACCTGAGCACCTGCAACGACCTCATCGCCAAGCACGGCTCCGCCCTCCAAAG GTCCCTGTCAGAGCTGGAGGGGGTGCGTCTGGGAGGCGACACGGATGGCAAGATCCGGCAGGTGACGGAGAGAGCCACGTTGTTCCGCATCACCTCCAACGCTATGATCAAC GCATGCAGAGACTTCCTAGCGCTGGCCCAGGCCCACAGTAAACGGTGGCAGAAAGCCTTGCATTCGGAGCGGGACCAGAGGATAAGGCTGGAGGAAACATTGGAGCAGCTAGCCAAGCAGCACAACCACCTGGAGAGGGCCTTCAGAGGGGCCACCGTATTGCCCCTCTCCCAGAGCAACCCTGCCCTGAACAGCAAGA TTTCGGGCTCAGCAAAGGGAGACGCAAGCGACGAGGATGATGAAAACGAGTTCTTTGACGCTATGGAGGACCCGGCGGGGTTCATCACTGTACCGGCTGACCCCAAGTATCATAG AAGGTCAGGAAGTAACATCAGTGGTCTCAGCGCTGAGRCTGGAATCGATGACCAATCG CTTTGTGACGAGCAGTCGTTGGGGTCCAATCCGGAGTCGCCCCAGTCCCTGGAGGTGGAGCCAGTGAGGAAGAGGCGGACCAAAATCCCAGACAAGCCCAACTATTCGCTGAACCTCTGGAGCATCATGAAGAACTGCATCGGCAAAGAGCTCTCCAAGATCCCCATGCCT GTGAACTTCAACGAGCCGATCTCCATGCTGCAGCGTCTGTCCGAGGACTTGGAGTACTACGAGCTCCTGGACAAGGCGGCTAAATGCCAgagctctctggagcagctgTGCTACGTGGCTGCCTTCACCGTATCGTCCTACTCCACTACGGTCCACCGCACAGGCAAACCCTTCAACCCCCTACTGGGGGAGACCTACGAACTGGACCGGCTGAGGGAGAGCGGCTACCGCTCACTGTGTGAACAG GTGAGTCACCACCCACCTGCAGCTGCTCATCATGCCATCTCAGAGAGAGGCTGGACCCTCCGACAGGAGATCTCCCTCGCCAGCAAGTTCAGGGGAAAATACCTCTCCATCATGCCTCTGG GTTCTATCCAATGCGTGTTTGAGAAGAGCAACAATCACTACTCGTGGAAGAAAGTCACTACCACAGTACACAACATCATTGTGGGCAAATTGTGGATCGACCAG TCGGGAGAGATAGACGTGGTGAACCACCGGACCGGCGACTGCTGCCATCTCAAGTTCGCCCCGTACAGCTACTTCTCCAGAGACGTGGCCAGGAAGGTGACTGGTGTGGTGACCGACAAGGAGGGTAAGGCCCACTATGTGCTGTCAGGGACGTGGGATGAGAAGATGGAGTTCTCCAGGGTGATGCAGAGCAATAAGGGAGAGAACGGCACCGAGGGCAAACAGAAGACCGTCTACCAGACACTCAAAGCCAAGGAGCTCTGGAGGAAGAACCCACTACC TGAGGGAGCGGAGACCATGTACTACTTCTCGTCGCTGGCGCTGACGCTCAACGAGTCCGAGGAGGGCGTGGCGCCCACCGACAGCCGGCGACGGCCCGACCAGCAGCTGATGGAGGCGGGCCGGTGGGACGAGGCCAACGCCGAGAAGCAACGGCTGGAGGAGAAGCAGAGGAGCGTCCGccgcgagagggagagggaggcccaGCGCGCAGCCAACCTGCCCGAGGAGGGGGCAGAAGGGGTGGAGGTAGCGGAGGATg CTGTCATTGAGGACTCTTTCATCACTGACTCGCCTTTGAAAAGCAAgtactcctcctcttccccctatTGTCTCACtttactctctctcacacacacacacacacacaatccgttCCACTTTTCACAAGGTAGGTGTATTTAA
- the LOC111971573 gene encoding zinc finger protein OZF-like — translation MAKLQSLSVFVNERLTVAAVEIFDVVEKVVAKYQEEISRSKEENDQLRRLLRITTEIKEEETPEQQHCEQEWSPSLRQEKPEPIQIKEEQEEIWTSQEVGKLQGLEADTIEFIFTPPCVKSECDLPQTQTVDDRGSDFKLLDRNPFGTVTHIKGLDISCNPPDNEGNTSSHSSAISSDPLGLDSSPPLRKHTKTSTTSKKTHCCLDCGKCFTQVGRLKMHSRIHSEAKPFSCGDCGNRFQLKGELTKHIVIHTGEKPFNCGDCGKSFNRKLTLNRHILLVHKEGTQYENGKNKGEKPFCCGDCGKSFTRRQTLNRHKMIHTGEKPFHCGFCGKGFNRKETLIDHIQNHTGEKPFSCGDCGKXFNRKRNLTSHLLTHTEEKPFSCXDCGKSFKQKSDLTKHIMIHMEEKPFKCGECGKSFNYKVNLNRHMLFIHKERKQEDSGKKKGN, via the coding sequence ATGGCGAAACTACAGTCTTTGAGTGTATTTGTTAATGAACGTTTAACAGTGGCTGCTGTGGAGATTTTTGACGTTGTAGAGAAAGTGGTAGCCAAGTACCAGGAGGAAATTTCCCGATCTAAAGAGGAGAATGACCAGCTACGGAGACTTCTGCGGATCACAACAGARATAAAAGAGGAGGAAacccctgagcagcagcactgtgagcaggagtggagccccagttTGAGGCAGGAGAAACCAGAACCCAtacagattaaagaggaacaggaggaaatCTGGACCAGTCAGGAGGTAGGGAAGCTTCAAGGCCTGGAGGCGGACACCATAGAGTTCATATTCACTCCTCCTtgtgtgaaaagtgaatgtgatcTTCCCCAAACCCAGACTGTGGATGACAGAGGGAGTGACTTTAAACTGTTGGATCGCAACCCTTTTGGCACTGTGACTCACATAAAGGGTCTTGACATTTCGTGTAACCCTCCAGATAATGAAGGTAATACCTCCAGYCACAGCTCAGCYATAAGCAGCGACCCGTTAGGACTTGACAGCAGCCCACCTTTGAGRAAACATACAAAAACCAGCACCACGTCTAAAAAAACTCATTGCTGCCTTGACTGTGGCAAATGCTTCACTCAGGTTGGCCGACTGAAGATGCACTCGAGGATTCATTCAGAGgcgaaaccatttagctgtggagACTGCGGGAACAGATTTCAGCTGAAAGGAGAACTAACCAAACATATAGTGATTCACACTGGAGAAAAACCATTTAACTGTGGWGACTGTGGAAAAAGTTTCAATCGCAAGCTTACCCTTAACAGGCATATACTGCTTGTCCACAAAGAAGGAACACAGTACGAAAATGGAAAGAATAAAGGGGAGAAACCATTTTGTTGTGGTGACTGCGGGAAAAGTTTCACTCGYAGGCAGACCCTGAACAGACATAAAATGAttcacacaggagaaaaaccATTTCATTGTGGATTTTGTGGRAAAGGCTTCAATCGCAAGGAGACCCTCATTGATCATATCCAGAATCAYACAGGAGaaaaaccatttagctgtggtgactgcgGGAAAMGCTTCAACAGGAAGAGGAACCTAACTTCTCATTTACTGACTCACACGgaagagaaaccatttagctgtgKtgactgtgggaaaagcttcaagcAAAAGAGTGACTTAACCAAACATATAATGAttcacatggaagagaaaccatTTAAGTGTGGAGAATGTGGAAAAAGYTTCAATTACAAGGTTAACCTCAACAGGCATATGCTGTTCATCcacaaagaaagaaaacaggaAGATAGTGGAAAGAAGAAAGGCAATTAA